A window of the Helianthus annuus cultivar XRQ/B chromosome 4, HanXRQr2.0-SUNRISE, whole genome shotgun sequence genome harbors these coding sequences:
- the LOC110937682 gene encoding uncharacterized protein LOC110937682 isoform X1, with protein MVSATPPFRLQLHHPAELLMPPSTVEGTRMRMRVTQMHLKNTHWSNLKTRHLVSLLRTLFSEHGEKAPNVVYKGKPENQTRIAVKLFTGSAWPDARQFLVLSLRDRVVEARILSGSNIGARTFIPRFRLIPSDKRIPFKFQRRELPLVVCFAMTINKSQGQSLCKVGLFLKQPVFTHGQLYVALSRVKSRDGLKLLILDEDGQITNKTTNVVYKEVFRDL; from the exons ATGGTTTCAGCCACACCACCGTTCAGGCTTCAGCTACACCACCCCGCGGAGCTTCTTATGCCACCGTCGACCGTTGAG GGAACAAGGATGAGGATGCGAGTGACCCAAATGCATTTAAAGAATACACATTGGAGCAACTTAAAAACGCGACATCTGGTTTCGCTGTTGAGAACATTGTTTTCTGAGCATGGTGAAAAGGCTCCAAATGTCGTTTATAAAGGGAAGCCCGAGAATCAAACGCGGATAGCTGTAAAGCTGTTTACTGGATCTGCTTGGCCTGATGCTCGACAATTTTTG GTCTTATCATTGCGCGATCGCGTTGTTGAAGCACGAATCTTATCTGGAAGTAATATTGGCGCTCGAACGTTTATCCCTAGATTTCGATTAATACCGTCAGACAAAAGGATTCCGTTTAAATTTCAAAGAAGAGAGCTTCCTCTCGTTGTTTGTTTTGCCATGACTATTAATAAAAGTCAAGGACAATCCTTGTGTAAGGTTGGATTGTTTCTAAAACAACCAGTTTTTACACATGGCCAGCTATATGTGGCATTATCAAGGGTAAAAAGCAGAGATGGACTCAAGTTATTGATACTTGATGAGGATGGTCAAATTACAAACAAAACTACAAATGTCGTGTACAAAGAAGTTTTTAGAGATTTGTAG
- the LOC110937682 gene encoding uncharacterized protein LOC110937682 isoform X2: protein MPPLTVEVIGAAGTFCSRRRFYPPPFKLQPHHPAKPLMPPSTVERTHMFTIVHPENRVYANLEGDALHSLRTNLEDPNSVLQSWDPTLVNPCTWFQPHHRSGFSYTTPRSFLCHRRPLREQG, encoded by the exons ATGCCACCGTTGACCGTCGAGGTAATAGGGGCTGCCGGAACCTTCTGTTCCCGCCGTCGGTTCTATCCACCGCCGTTCAAGCTTCAGCCACACCACCCCGCGAAGCCTCTTATGCCACCGTCGACCGTCGAG CGTACCCATATGTTCACAATTGTTCATCCGGAGAATCGAGTTTATGCAAATTTAGAAG GTGATGCTTTGCATAGTCTAAGGACTAACTTAGAAGATCCAAATAGTGTGCTCCAAAGTTGGGATCCGACCCTTGTAAACCCTTGCACATGGTTTCAGCCACACCACCGTTCAGGCTTCAGCTACACCACCCCGCGGAGCTTCTTATGCCACCGTCGACCGTTGAG GGAACAAGGATGA